The Daphnia pulex isolate KAP4 chromosome 3, ASM2113471v1 genome includes a region encoding these proteins:
- the LOC124191354 gene encoding Down syndrome cell adhesion molecule-like protein Dscam2 isoform X1, with translation MSLVAVIAALLLAFAAGGSWGAGWERADSVTGGSAGIRIVEFTNSSAVSIDCDWTLQQQQSTGDITGRIRRPSSLSPANNRPAIHQQPGIDGGGLVADNSDSSSGGGGSQPATDGIALTWLDANRQPVVSIPGIRHVLSNGTLHFPAYRSDAYRPDVHSAEYRCLASTATGALLSPPIIIRSAVIGALQVYASDAYTLPGNPAVLPCLVMLPVEQAWAVEVTHWTASSGPNNQHLVDSHSIPQPGSKYAVIGGHLHVSDVTLEDTLMSYRCFARHRLNLAQKAVNNYSSPPARIVFTHQQQQQSQQLPMAPQLVAFVHRPSTTSLRIRHVRLAQDDVYMTCTVLAYPPAKIRWFKVNPSNGAAVALVTDGRRITTGGDWFRIGQPAGDDAGRYRCQAANSQGQMESEFQLNVHGPLRARLEPQRQVVGVNQPAELTCNVSGLLSPGLTTPSIRWTRNGLDIAVDGGRFYLPQANVLRVNRAAVTDSGMYQCFVRVDTSGQVQQQSVTAQALAGSYQQVQASAELIVRDTAPSRLTDVFNEQMVYPGRPAYLQCSLASNFSPSPPSIAWTVDSLTIPYTSGRRVSISSHLLDNNGIIRSYLNISSSEVEDGGLYCCSIIYPALGAGQMDHLDTIAASQEQHCARLNVYGVPAIRWAGNKTAVAGQDYYLDCPFAGYPVQSISWLRGGQLIRDTDAKYKPFTNGTLRISTMEQGVDNGEYTCLVKGSGSSMAKKALYVEIIRPPVIEPFGFPIQVQDSGRTQVTCSISSGDLPIKVSWTKDGRPIANNLNVEMQTGEFHSLLIFKKLRGEHSGIYTCTARNLAKAASHSATLLVQVPPKWIVEPQDIALLENYPASIPCQVHGMPTPIVRWFRIEGENNIPVHSSSKIGLLADGSIRFSKMAKNDEGLFQCRAGNNIGNAVSKTIRISVNAAAKVRIHTSGAIFPTGSEAVLRCEASGDPPMTVHWKRFDQLIESHQQMDRFQLSSVASDGRDFLDLNISRVEADDGGMYVCQAANLYGSDATDIRLIVQELPRAPGQLQLTSVQSRSAELQWLDEDIDPLLEYRVQLTRPGTIGWTFNQTIEARGRSLVTLPHLHPFTVYEVQVNAINSAGIGPPSAPLQFQTHEEVPSGPVRHVQAESKSSRSALVSWLPPSEETWNGRLVTFTVTCLETNGNGQIVQRSVAYTTTDFRPVRRVQVTVEDLRPATVYAVTVRALNRMGAGPESDPPVSLTTPEAPPSSSPVNLHCVTLSADAIQLTWAHPTVAKYHGHLQGFRIFYKVFSSNNRHRIVLADEVSSFLRPESKRVGPNVLDSVLYGLQAYQNYSIQIAALNRAGSGPLSVPVVCQTDETVPVAVHEVKAVSLSSSSILVTWRRSTPPSGRIAHYVIQIKDTVTQDVKRFMHHESDNALEHQIGQLVENRPYEISVTAKGRAGESRPSRTLTISPAAKNGAKILEFSRTIWIEEEHRTDKITLPCPTAGTNPVEKSWTFAGQPLSSNPHLNYRWDKDGAIQLLDVDRNTEGDYACTVRNQHGRDAVVFTVHLLRPPEVPQLSVTPTSTSSIRLWWNKPSSSNSRLGTLLAVLEYIVLYRPAFSGSAVQEKSVDGSEDGTVLDGLLCGTQYELQVQARNQIGLGQKSPLLRAMTRGSGPANWPELSSLFGFSAAMPATLFLHLDHWPTGGCRINSFQVEKEGPVLSSPSADHSHGSWNTLASNLNPDEQPMLKVSDFIEDETYHLKLTASSDSGVHHASYTVRRMSGKKVEYNGTAFEVLPMLASAGQSISYESLIVIASMSISGTMLLFSLAAITYVVHKRKEYQANAASAVAAAGMSAKSEYSLRTVAEQLDNQPVDDNNHQYQPQQHGRSLPRANGVNGSIYSLRKQIDFDDDDDDDDGDITPYATFTLKPISGMDTCRSLMSAPSVVSRGRPDDSHSPNSIEADVNGVLYGHHPTLPCMSQAPPPPHPAHVYRHLNRSPVPPYRPSCEPAGDCLYGEAETIYPKNTPIHHVHQHPPVSSGRNSVGRAVRKHSRSSTSNVNARRPDGSWSYNP, from the exons ATGTCACTGGTGGCCGTCATCGCTG CGTTGCTGCTGGCATTCGCCGCCGGCGGCTCCTGGGGCGCTGGATGGGAGAGAGCGGACAGCGTGACTGGTGGCTCCGCCGGAATTCGGATAGTCGAGTTTACCAACTCGTCGGCCGTGAGCATCGATTGCGACTGGacgttgcagcagcagcagtcgaccGGTGACATAACCGGCCGTATCAGACGTCCGTCATCACTCAGCCCGGCCAATAATAGGCCGGCCATCCATCAGCAGCCGGGGATAGACGGCGGCGGACTAGTTGCTGATAATagtgacagcagcagcggcggcggcggcagtcAACCGGCGACGGACGGAATCGCTTTGACTTGGCTGGACGCCAATCGACAGCCCGTCGTCTCCATTCCGGGCATCAG GCACGTTCTGAGCAACGGGACTTTACATTTTCCGGCTTATCGCAGCGATGCCTACCGGCCAG ATGTCCATTCGGCCGAGTACAGGTGCCTGGCCAGCACGGCCACCGGGGCGCTCCTGAGTCCTCCAATCATCATCCGCTCAG CTGTAATTGGAGCCCTGCAGGTGTACGCCAGCGACGCTTACACCTTGCCGGGCAACCCAGCCGTCCTCCCCTGCCTGGTCATGTTGCCCGTGGAGCAAGCGTGGGCCGTCGAAGTGACGCACTGGACGGCAAGTTCGGGTCCCAACAACCAACACCTGGTCGATTCCCACAGCATCCCCCAGC CCGGTTCCAAGTACGCGGTCATTGGCGGACATTTACACGTGTCTGACGTCACACTGGAAGACACTCTGATGTCGTACCGCTGCTTCGCCCGTCACCGACTCAACCTCGCCCAGAAGGCGGTCAATAATTATTCCAGCCCTCCGGCCCGCATCGTTTTCActcaccaacagcagcagcagtctcagcAACTGCCAATGGCTCCGCAGCTCGTGGCTTTTGTCCACCGGCCGTCGACAACTTCGCTGAGGATTCGACACGTCCGTCTGGCCCAGGACGACGTCTACATGACCTGCACCGTCCTGGCCTATCCGCCAGCCAAAATCAG GTGGTTTAAAGTGAATCCTTCAAATGGAGCGGCCGTGGCTCTGGTGACGGATGGAAGGCGGATAACGACGGGGGGCGACTGGTTCCGCATCGGCCAGCCCGCCGGCGACGATGCCGGCCGCTATCGATGCCAGGCGGCCAACAGTCAAGGCCAGATGGAATCGGAATTCCAGTTGAACGTCCACGGACCCCTGCGCGCTCGACTGGAACCCCAACGTCAA GTTGTCGGGGTCAATCAGCCGGCCGAGCTGACATGCAACGTGTCCGGATTGTTATCTCCTGGATTAACGACGCCGTCCATCCGCTGGACGCGAAACGGATTGGACATCGCAGTAGATGGCGGGCGGTTTTATCTGCCCCAGGCCAACGTCTTGCGAGTGAATCGGGCAGCTGTGACCGATTCCGGAATGTACCAGTGCTTCGTACGGGTGGACACGAGTGGGCAGGTCCAGCAGCAATCCGTCACCGCCCAAGCCCTGGCCGGCAGTTACCAGCAAGTACAGGCCAGCGCCGAGCTGATTGTTCGCGACACGGCCCCGTCTCGACTGACGGATGTTTTCAACGAACAGATGGTCTATCCGGGCCGGCCGGCTTATCTGCAATGCTCTCTGGCCAGCAATTTCAGCCCTTCACCGCCATCTATCGCCTGGACTGTCGATTCCTTGACGATTCCCTACACATCCGGACg CAGAGTTTCGATATCGTCGCATCTGCTGGACAACAACGGAATTATCCGGAGTTATCTCAACATTAGTTCGTCCGAAGTGGAGGACGGCGGACTTTATTGCTGTTCCATTATTTATCCGGCCCTTGGAGCCGGACAGATGGATCATTTGGACACGATAGCGGCTTCTCAAGAGCAGCACTGCGCCAGATTGAACGTTTACGGAGTTCCGGCCATCCGGTGGGCTGGTAACAAGACGGCGGTGGCCGGACAGGATTATTACCTTGATTGCCCGTTTGCCGGCTATCCTGTCCAATCCATTTCGTGGCTAAGAGGTGGTCAG CTGATCAGAGATACGGACGCCAAGTACAAGCCGTTTACTAATGGAACATTAAGGATCTCCACTATGGAACAAGGTGTCGATAATGGAGAGTACACTTGTCTGGTCAAAGGTTCCGGCTCATCCATGGCCAAGAAAGCCCTTTACGTCGAAATCATCC GGCCTCCGGTGATTGAGCCGTTTGGTTTCCCCATCCAAGTTCAGGACAGTGGACGTACACAAGTGACTTGTTCCATCTCTTCCGGCGATTTGCCTATTAAAGTCAGCTGGACCAAAGATGGGCGGCCCATCGCCAATAATCTCAACGTCGAGATGCAGACGGGCGAATTCCACAGTTTGCTCATTTTCAAGAAACTCCGCGGAGAACACAGTGGCATCTACACCTGCACGGCCCGGAATCTGGCCAAAGCGGCCAGTCACAGCGCCACTCTTCTCGTTCAAG TTCCACCCAAATGGATCGTTGAGCCGCAAGATATCGCCCTGCTGGAAAACTATCCGGCTTCCATCCCCTGTCAAGTGCACGGAATGCCGACGCCCATCGTCCGCTGGTTCCGGATTGAAG gTGAAAACAACATTCCCGTCCATTCATCCAGCAAGATCGGATTATTAGCCGATGGATCCATCCGTTTTTCCAAGATGGCCAAAAATGACGAGGGACTTTTCCAGTGCAGGGCCGGCAACAATATCGGCAACGCCGTGTCTAAAACAATCCGCATCAGCGTCAACG CGGCTGCCAAAGTGCGGATTCACACAAGTGGCGCCATTTTCCCAACCGGATCGGAAGCTGTTCTCCGGTGTGAAGCTTCCGGCGATCCGCCCATGACCGTCCACTGGAAGCGGTTCGATCAGCTCATCGAATCCCATCAGCAAATGGATCGTTTCCAGCTCTCCAGTGTGGCGTCGGACGGCCGGGATTTCCTCGACCTGAACATCAGTCGGGTCGAGGCGGATGATGGCGGAATGTACGTCTGTCAAGCGGCCAATCTTTACGGTAGTGACGCCACCGACATCCGCTTGATTGTCCAGG AACTTCCCAGGGCTCCTGGCCAACTTCAGCTGACGTCCGTCCAGAGCCGGTCGGCCGAATTGCAGTGGCTGGACGAGGATATCGATCCATTGCTGGAATATCGGGTCCAACTCACCCGGCCGGGAACGATCGGCTGGACGTTCAATCAAACGATCGAGGCCAGGGGGCGGAGTCTCGTCACTCTCCCTCATCTCCATCCGTTCACCGTCTACGAGGTCCAGGTCAATGCCATCAACTCGGCCGGAATCGGCCCGCCTTCCGCTCCGCTTCAGTTCCAAACTCACGAAGAAGTTCCTTCGGGTCCAGTGCGGCACGTGCAAGCGGAATCGAAATCTTCCCGCTCAGCACTCGTTTCTTGGctg CCGCCCAGTGAAGAAACTTGGAACGGCCGTTTGGTTACGTTCACCGTCACTTGCCTGGAGACCAATGGAAACGGCCAAATCGTCCAGCGGAGTGTGGCCTACACGACGACGGATTTCAGACCTGTCCGTCGTGTCCAGGTGACGGTGGAAGACCTCCGGCCGGCCACAGTTTACGCTGTGACCGTCCGAGCCTTGAATCGAATGGGTGCTGGCCCGGAATCTGATCCGCCGGTGTCCCTGACCACACCGGAAGCTCCTCCTTCATCCTCTCCGGTTAATTTACATTGCGTCACTCTGTCGGCCGACGCCATCCAGCTGACCTGGGCCCATCCGACCGTGGCCAAATACCACGGCCACCTGCAGGGCTTCCGGATTTTCTACAAAGTGTTTTCCAGCAACAACCGGCATCGGATCGTTTTAGCCGACGAGGTTTCATCTTTCCTCCGCCCGGAATCGAAGAGGGTCGGTCCGAACGTCCTGGATTCCGTCCTCTACGGATTGCAGGCCTACCAGAATTACAGCATCCAAATAGCGGCACTCAATCGAGCCGGAAGTGGCCCTCTGAGTGTTCCGGTCGTCTGCCAAACGGATGAAACGG ttcCTGTGGCCGTCCATGAAGTGAAAGCTGTTAGCCTGTCCAGCTCTTCGATCCTGGTGACTTGGCGTCGTTCGACACCCCCTAGCGGCCGGATTGCGCACTACGTGATCCAAATCAAAGACACCGTCACTCAGGATGTG AAAAGGTTCATGCATCACGAATCGGACAACGCTTTGGAACACCAGATTGGCCAGCTCGTGGAGAATCGTCCGTACGAGATCAGCGTCACTGCCAAAGGTCGAGCTGGAGAAAGTCGCCCGTCTAGAACTTTAACTATTTCTCCGGCGGCTAAAA ATGGCGCCAAGATATTGGAATTCTCCAGGACGATTTGGATCGAAGAAGAACATCGGACGGACAAAATTACTTTACCGTGTCCCACGGCTGGAACAAATCCGGTGGAGAAAAGTTGGACCTTTGCCGGCCAGCCGCTCAGCAGCAATCCGCATTTGAATTACCGCTGGGATAAAGATGGCGCCATCCAGCTGCTGGATGTGGACAGGAACACGGAAGGCGACTACGCCTGCACGGTCCGCAACCAACACGGACGGGACGCTGTGGTCTTCACTGTGCATCTACTCCGTCCGCCGGAAGTCCCTCAATTGTCGGTGACTCCGACGTCGACTTCTTCCATCCGGTTGTGGTGGAACAAaccgtccagcagcaacagccggTTGGGAACCCTTTTGGCCGTCTTGGAGTACATTGTTCTTTATCGGCCGGCATTCTCCGGCTCGGCCGTCCAAGAGAAATCCGTCGACGGAAGCGAGGATGGCACCGTGCTGGACGGACTCCTTTGCGGCACCCAGTACGAGCTCCAAGTCCAGGCTAGAAACCAAATCGGCCTGGGCCAGAAAAGTCCTTTACTGAGAGCCATGACCCGCGGATCGGGTCCAGCCAACTGGCCGGAATTGTCGAGTCTATTCGGTTTCTCTGCCGCTATGCCGGCCACCCTATTCCTCCATTTGGATCACTGGCCGACCGGTGGCTGCCGGATCAATTCCTTCCAAGTGGAGAAAGAAGGGCCGGTGTTGTCCAGTCCTTCGGCGGATCACTCGCACGGGAGCTGGAACACTCTGGCGTCTAATCTCAATCCGGACGAGCAGCCCATGTTGAAAGTCAGCGATTTTATCGAGGACGAAACGTACCATCTGAAATTGACGGCCTCTAGCGACTCCGGAGTCCACCACGCCTCTTACACCGTCCGGCGGATGTCCGGcaaaaaag TCGAGTACAACGGGACGGCCTTCGAGGTCTTGCCGATGTTGGCATCTGCCGGCCAGTCCATCAGTTACGAATCGTTGATTGTCATCGCATCCATGTCGATTTCGGGGACGATGCTGCTCTTCTCGCTGGCCGCCATCACCTACGTCGTCCACAAGCGGAAAGAGTATCAGGCCAACGCGGCCTCGGCCGTCGCAGCTGCCGGAATGTCGGCCAAGAGCGAGTACTCGTTGAGGACGGTGGCCGAGCAGCTGGACAACCAGCCGGTCGACGACAACAACCATCAGTACCAGCCGCAGCAGCACGGCCGGTCGTTGCCAAGAGCCAACGGAGTCAACGGAAGCATTTACTCCTTGCGGAAGCAAATCGATTTCG acgacgacgatgatgacgacgacggcgacatCACTCCGTACGCCACGTTCACGTTGAAGCCCATCAGCGGGATGGATACGTGCCGGTCGCTCATGTCGGCCCCGTCGGTGGTGTCCAGAGGCCGTCCGGATGACAGCCACTCGCCCAACAGCATCGAGGCGGACGTCAACGGCGTTTTGTACGGGCACCATCCGACGTTGCCTTGCATGTCGCAAGCTCCTCCGCCTCCGCATCCGGCCCACGTCTACCGCCACCTGAATCGATCGCCGGTGCCGCCGTACCGGCCGTCGTGCGAGCCGGCCGGCGACTGCCTCTACGGCGAAGCGGAGACCATCTACCCCAAGAACACGCCCATCCATCACGTCCACCAGCATCCACCTGTGTCGTCCGGAAGGAACAGCGTCGGACGAGCCGTCAGGAAGCACAGCCGCAGTTCCACCTCCAACGTCAACGCCAGACGTCCGGATGGATCTTGGAGTTACAATCCTTGA